CACAGTCATTCCCCGGGCGGTACCCTCCTCCCCTCGGTTGGACGGTTGGACGTGGGCGGTGGCCCAGTAGGGATGTCTAGCCTCTCAGGctgaggggcagggcaggagtctcacggggtggggggaggctcaGGTTGGCTGGTTGTCTGAGCACAGGTCGCGCACTCGGGAGCGTTGCTGGGGGCCGCCCAGCGCCAGTCAGACAACTGGTGCCATAGAAAGAGCAGGGTCCGGTCCCTGCTCCGCTGAGCACCCCTGGACGAGTCCCCTGACCTCGTGAGCCTCAGTGTGCTTGTAGGCTTCTTTTGGGGACGAGATGAGCCAGGACATATGTTAGGAATAGTGCTCAGGTGTCCCCCAACCTTTCCCGGActgggggccaggctggggatggggtggcGGAGGAGGCCTCATTTCTAGTCCACGAACCTGGGAGGTCCGGATTCCGGGAAGCAGTAGTGATGACGTTCGGCTGCTCCTGTCCCCCTGCAGCTACCCCCCGGGAGCGGCCGAGCTCTGCCATTTACCCCTCAGACAGCTTCCGGCAATCCCTGCTCGGTTCCCGCCGCGGCCGCTCCTCCTTGTCACTGGCCAAGAGTGTCTCTACCACCAACATCGCTGGGTACGCCCCTGCTTGGGGAAGGGACAGCCGGGCGGGGGCGTGGAGGGTGGAAGTGGGCACCTGGAGGCCTGCAAGGGCGGTCCCTCCCGGCCCTGAGCTCGGGGCCATAGACCGGGAAGGAGGACTCCGGGTGCCTTCCCCTCAGACCCCAGCCCCGGTTCCCCATCTGGGGAGGAGGGCTCCGTCCCCCGAGTCGGGGTGACGTAGACCCTGTCCCCTCAGACACTTCAACGAAGAGTCCCCCCTGGGGCTGCGGCGGATCCTGTCCCAGTCCACGGACTCCCTCAACATGCGGAACCGGACCCTGTCCGTGGAGTCCCTCATTGACGAAGGTGACGGCCGGCCGGGGGAAGGcctgcggggggcggggcccAGCGAGGGGGGTCGGGCTCAGCGTGGGCCCTGCTGACGTCCAGGTGCAGAGGTGATCTACAGCGAGCTGATGAGTGACTTTGAGACGGACGAGAGGGACTTCGCAGCCGACTCGTGGAGCTTGGCCGTGGACAGCGGCTTCCTGCAGCAGCAGAAGAAGGAGGTGATGAAGCAGCAGGACGTCATCTACGGTGAGCCCAGGCCGCCAGGCTCCTCTCGCTGACCAGGGCTTGTCCACGACCTTCCTCCAGCCGGTGGTCCCTCCCAGGCCCCATCTTTACTCCTTCCTTCGAGCCGGTTCTCCTCCTTTGCCGCCGTCCGGTGCCACCCCTGGCGCCACGCTGGGGACCCGTGGCTCTTGCCCCAAACAGCTTACGGCCTGAGATGGCAAGGCCTAAAGGGAAAACGTAGTTAAAGAAACACTCATACCATGCCAGTGCGGAATGTCACCGTGGAGGGGGCCTGGGAAACCTCCCACCAGGCCTGCGGTCCCCAGCCTGGGCCCTGCCCGTGCGGCCTGGCCTAGGTGCGGGGTCCGATGAGCCGTCACCCCGCAGAGCTCATCCAGACGGAGCTGCACCATGTGCGGACGCTGAAGATCATGACACGGCTGTTCCGCGCGGGCATGCTGGAGGAGCTGCAGCTCGAGCCCGGCGTGGTGCAGGGGCTGTTCCCCTGCGTGGACGAGCTCAGCGACATCCACACGCGCTTCCTCAGCCAGTTGCTGGAACGCCGCCGCCAGTCCCTGTGCCCCGGCAGCACCCGCAACTTCGTCATCCACCGCTTGGGTGACCTGCTCATCAACCAGGTGGGCAGGGTCGCCGCTGCCGGGAGCCAGTGGGCAGGAGGCCGGAGCAAGGCTGGGGACTAGGCCAGGGACTAGGCCGTGGCTTTGTGGGACCTGCTGAGCtggcctgcccaccccccccccccccgcccctgccctctAGTTCTCAGGTCCCAGCGCCGAGCAGATGCGGAAGACCTACTCGGAGTTCTGCAGCCGCCACACCAAGGCCTTAAAGCTCTACAAGGAGCTGTGCGCGCGCGACAAGCGGTTCCAGCAGTTCATCCGGGTGAGCGGACCTGGCGCTGCCAGCCGACCCCATGGCCCGAACCCCGCCTGCCCATTCTGGGGGCCATGGCGCGCTGCTGCTGGCTCAGCCGGTTCCCACCAGCCCCTGTGGCGTGTGTCAGTGATGACCCCCTTCTCCGCCAGCGATAACCCCTGTTCACTCCTTGGTCTGGTTGTTCCTCATCCTCAACCCAGGGGGTGCGCTCCCCATTCCCAGGCACAGTCACCTAAGGCCATGGGAGGGCACCAGTGCTTGGGCTCCAAGGGCATGTTCTTGGACCCCCTCCCCGCGCACACCAGCCCTGAGCCCCGCCTGTGCCCTTGCAGAAGGTGACGCGGTCCGCGGTGCTGAAGCGGCATGGGGTGCAGGAGTGCATCCTGCTGGTGACCCAGCGCGTCACCAAGTACCCGGTGCTCATCAGCCGCATCCTGCAGCACTCCCACGGTGAGGGCGGGGCGCTCCCGGTGACCCAGGTCGGGGCGGGAGGGGCACCAACTGGCTGCGCCTCATGCTGCCCCCGCGCAGGGCCCGAGGAGGAGCGCCAGGACCTGACCACGGCCCTGGGGCTGGTGAAGGAGCTGCTGTCCAACGTGGACCAGGATGTGCACGAGCTGGAGAAGGGGGCCCGCCTGCAGGAGATCTACCACCGCATGGACCCGCGGGCGCAGGCCCCGGTGCCCGGCAAGGGCCCGTTCGGCCGGGAGGAGCTCCTGCGACGCAGGCTCATCCACGACGGCTGCCTCCTGTGGAAGACGGCGACCGGCCGCTTCAAAGGTGAGTGCGTGGCGAGTGGAGGCCCCCGTGgcgtgtggggagggaggggcctcCAGCCTGCGCCACTTGTCTGCACAGGGGGGCATCTGGGGAGATGCGGTCTGGGGGCCGGCAGCGAAGTCCAAATCCCGTATTTCCGCCCGTGGGCCACACGGGGCTTCCCTGCCAGGATGGGCCCCTGCGTGCCCGGAGAGCTACCGGTTTGACGAGGACAGAGAATCTCCacgatgggggtgggggtggggcgagaGTGGGGCACCTAGCAGGGCTCCAGAATGGGCCTCGGGGAGACAGCCAGGAAAGCCCGGGCAGGAAGCTGAGCCGGAGGAGTCCAGGAGGGACGGAGCAGACAGAGCAGAGGGGACTGGGGTGGGGCCGGGGCCACAGTTTCCCATCCTCGTTTCCCAGACCCGCCGGCCGCGTCTTTCCCACCTAGAGCAAGGCCAAGAGCGCAGCAGGCCTGGGCTTGGGGTGTGAGCCTGCCTGAGCCCCGTCCGCTGCCGTGAAATCCCCTCTCCACGGGCTGGGGGACGGCAGTGCCGACgggtcccttccttcctccctgtttctctctttcccatccCTCCCACGCAGCAGCTAAGAATATAAACCGCGGCGTTAAAAATAGCAAGGCTGGAGAGCTTTATTTCTGAAGCATTTAGCAAAAGCCCTCCCCTCTGTGTGCCCACAGTTTAGTAAGCTCTGCAAGGACAGCGGGAGAGCATGTGCTCTCTTGACTGTGACCTCTGAGTTCTAGGGACTTGACCTttagtgcccccccccccccccccccgccccgcaccaGTGTTGAGGTGGGGGCCTCAGGATCAGCGCGGCAGGAGGGCGGGGCGGAGGAGGGCGGAGGAGGCGGCTGTGGGGTCCAGGGAGCTGGGGTCACTGCTGCGGGAGGGAGGCATGAGAAGCCCCATCCGCTTCGGGCCGAGGGATTTCAGGGCGCGCAGCTGGAAAGCTCTGCCGTTAGCTGTGAGGTGGGGAAGCCCCTCCTGCTCTGGGAATGCTTTGGACCCTCACAAAAATTCTGCACCCCCTCACCCGGAAAGATACCTGTGCATGTCGTATTCCTGAGTAAAAATACACCACCTCGGGAGGTTTGCAGAGCCTCCGCGGCCTGGCGGGGGACTCGCTTGGGGTCTCTAGTCCCCAGGTGAACCAACCAGCTTCGGCTGGGTGAAGACGGTTTTCCTCTGATGCCCTGGTGACCCCTTCCCGGCTCCTCGAGCCGAGATGCTCTTCAAGCTCGTAGGAAGGGCACATTTCCCCCTGGCGCCCCTGAGCTGGAAGGACGGGCAGgcgggagctgcagagggaggatGAAGCCGTCCAAGGGGGGAGAGGCCGGGAAGAGAGTCGTCGGGGCCCCTGAGGAGGCGGCTAGCTGCTGCCCCGGCCTCTGACGCGGCCCGCCCTCCCTTCAGACGTCCTGATGCTGCTGATGACGGACGTGCTGCTGTTCCTGCAGGAGAAGGACCAGAAGTACATTTTTCCCGCCCTGGTgagctcttcctccccctctctcgtCACAGACAGGGCTCACAggcccttcttcctttcctacccAGGCCGGAATCCCCCAGAGCCCAACAGTCAGGATTGTAATTATTACTACAGTATCGTGAGGAGTAAAAACAGCTAATACTGTGCACGGACACTTACGTGCTATGGGGAAGGCCCGGCATGATCCCTTTTTCGTAGACAAGGAAAGTAAACCTTAaaggtgtttgggtttttttcccctcagtttatttgtttatttatgttattattatttttaaagacttcatttattcatttgggagagagagatcaagagcaggggagcagcagaggcagagggagaagctgactccctgctgggtagggaacgggatacagggcttgatctcaggaccctagatcatgacctgagctgaaggcaaatgcttaaatgactgagccacccaggcgcccctgagtttatttattttctagtaatctctacccccaacgtggggcttgaacccacaaccccaagatcaagagtcacacagtcCCCCGCCTGAGCTGGCCGGGCGCCCCAATAAACCTTAATGTCAGTGAATCTGTCAGAGGTTATGGGTGCTCCCAAGTGCCCTCTGGCCGTGCCAGAGCTGGGGCTCTGGAGTCCCTCAGGTACTGCAGAAAGACCGAAGACCAGAGACCCCAGGTCAGGTTCCCGGGCTGAGTCCTTCCTTTCTGACCCGCAGGACAAGCCCTCCGTGGTATCGCTGCAGAATCTGATTGTGCGGGACATTGCCAACCAGGAGAAAGGGATGTTCCTGATCAGCGCCGCGCCCCCGGAGATGTACGAGGTCCACACGGCGTCCCGGGATGACCGGAGCACCTGGATCCGCGTCATTCAGCAGAGCGTGcgcgtgtgagtgtgtgcatggcCTCCAGGATCCCGCCGCTTCGGGCCCTGCCACAGCACTCCCTGGGGGAGAACCCAGGGTTCAGAGGGGGAGGAACACGGAGGCCCCGGGGCTGGAAAGGTCATCTGTGCCGTCACACTGAGTGTGTCTTGTGCCATGACACCCCCGAGCTCTTCTTGGGAGTGGGAGTCCCGCAGTGTCCCACCTGGCGGCCGGCAGGACACCCACAGGGACAGGAGCACCTGAGGCTGCGGCAGTGGGCTGTTGCTGGGACCGTGTtgcattttacctttattttctaaaaactaaTGGGAAAGGAAACGAAATCCCTGAGACTAGAGCCCAACCCCACACAGTCGAGGCAAGAAGGGAACTGTCCCATGTGCTGAGGCTGCGgacttccagcttctgggggAGACACGTGGGATTTGAGACCCTCGATGGAGCTTCTTTGTAATCTGCGTGCGAAACGTTCAAAACAGATTCTTGAAGATTATGCCAAAAAGAAACTCAATCGGGATATTTCTCGGTTCTTTTAGCATTAGAAACGGGTTTTTTCCACTCGGTAACGTGTgagtttttgttttacttctgcGATTCAGACTTTTGAACCAATTTTTGAGAAATGCACACGAAGCAGGACATCGGCGACTCTAGGAGAATCGTGCCAAATCCCGTCCGGCCACACGCAGGCCCGTGGGGGCCTCTGTTAGCGTATTGATATTTCTCATCATGAAAATTACAGTTCATACTTTCTGATCAATGTCTCGAGCTTCTGCCGTGTTCGGAGCATTGCTAGACTTTTCATTTTagttctaacaacaacaacaaaaacagtgaaGAAGATATCatacccattttaaagatgagaagtaGAGGTTGCCGCCTGGTAAATAGCGGGGCCAGGATTTGGGCCCAGTTGGCTTCATGCCAAGCCCTGTGGTGTCCGTCCTTGCGATGCGACCCCCGCAGGTGGCCTGTGGAGGGGCATACAGACCAGGAAATTGGGATGATGGGCGTGAAGAAAAGCAGGGGTTTGGGAGTGAGCAAAGCCAGCGCTTGGGGCTGGAGAATCTTCCAGGGAAGGACTATGTTCAGGAAGGAGGCTGATTCCTGATCCCTCGACCCGCCCAACCTCACCCCACTCTTACTTACCCTTTAGGTGCCCATCCAGAGAGGACTTCCCCCTGATTGAGACAGAGCACGAGGCTTACCTGCGCCGAATCAAGAGTGAGTCTGCCCACAGAGCTCGCCAAGTAAATTATAATGCATCCCCATGACGGATGGTAGCAGGCCTGGTTCGAGGGTCAGTGCTGGGAAGGACTGATGCAGACCCATGACCAGAAGGGATTGTGGAGGGAAAAGAGCAAGGCTGAGCACGGCATAGGGTGTATGCTACCTCTGGCATAAAAATAACGGGGATAGGTGTGTGTCacatgtgttgtgtgtgtgtgtgtacacatgtgtgtaatATCTCCGAAAGGGGAGCTGGGAGGACCAGGGTGGAGACATTAATCTACTTTTTAGACTTTTATTAGAGTATGAACTAACTGCTATATAAAAAtaccaacaggggcgcctgggtggctcagcggggtAAAGCCTGCTGCAGGATGCCGTCCGTGAGGGTGACGGAGCCCTGAGAGGGAGTCCAGCgccataaaatctttatttaaaaaaaaaaaaaaagaccaacaaaaatcagttttttgttttttttttttaagattttatttatttatttgacagacagagatcacaagtaggcagaaaggcaggcagaggttggggagggggagcaggctcgtcgctgagcagaaagcctgatgtggggcttgatcccaggaccctgagttcatgacctgagccgaaggcagaggctttaatccactgagccacccaggtgccccaataaataaaatctttatttaaaaaaaggaaaaaagaaagttgatacattactttttccaaaaaagggttttctttttcataaatgccCCAAATCCAGAATTAAATACTACCACtcagcccagccctgggcccccagccctggggctgCCCTTCCAGCTTGGCTTTCTGGCTACacatccccgccccccccccccagtgcggTCCCCGGCACCACCCTTCCCCCTAGCCGcccccccctgccctcccctcctccatcaGCCCCTGCCGTGTGCTCATCTGTCCCCATATCCACAGTGGAGCTTCAACAGAAAGACCAGGCCTTGGTTGAGCTGCTGCAGGAGAAGGTCGGGCTGTTTGCCGAGATGACCCATTTCCAGGTGGACGGGGATGGTGGCGGCTTGACCCTGCCGACCCTACCCAGGGGCCTTTTCCGCTCCGAGTCCCTGGAGTGCCCCCGCGGAGAGCGGCTGCTGCAGGATGCCATCCGGGAGGGTGAGGGAGCCCTGAGGGGGAGTCCAGCGCCATCGCTCGGGCTAGACCGGGGCACGGCCCCACTGTCCCTAAACTCCCTGTGGCACCCGGtgtgggggaggctggggaggaggctCGTCTTTGCTGCTGTCGGACACCTCGTCCTCCGTACATTTGTGCTGCCCTTTCAGTGTCCTTCGGTGACCTTTGCCTTGTGCAGGGTGGAATGAGTGGGGTCCCCGGGGTGCCTGACGGCTGCGTGGGCCTTGGGTGGAAGGCGCCCTGTGGTTCCCTGCAGGGTTCCGTGGGGCTCCCCCGCTTACCTCCCCCCTTCCCCGTAGTGGAGGGTCTGAAAGACCTCCTGGTTGGGCCCGGAGTGGAGCTGCTCCTGACAGCCCAGGAACCAGCCTTGCCCGGGGACCTCGACAGCGGCGGTAGCACAAGTCCTGGGGTCACTGCCAGTGAGTGCCTGGGCTGGGGCCAtggtggtgggtgggagggagggcctGGACCCGGGGACCAGAGCTCAGCCCGTGCTCTCCGCTCTCCGCAGATGGTGAGGCCGGAACCTTCAATGGCTCCACTGAGCTCTGCGGAACCGACTCGGACTCCAGCCGGAAGGTGGGCCTCCCGCAGGTGTGAGCGCTGGCCGGGGGCAGGAGGGGCCAAGGGCCTGTGGACCCCTGACACAGAGCTGTGGGGGACAGGTGCCTGCGACTCCCGACCTTGCCTCTCTTTGCAGGACCGGAACGGAAATCAGCTGAGAGCCCCCCAGGAGGTGAGGTGGGAAGCTGCTGGCGGAGCCCCCCAAAGGGCGGGCCTTTTGGCTGAGAAATGCGAGCCCAGTGCGGGGTGGCGGTGGGGAGAGCGGACGTCTGAGAGCGTCTGCAGGCCTGCTGGCCCCAGACCCACATTCAGTCACCTTCTGGCCAGCTCTCCCATCCCGAGGCTTGGGCCCTGTCcccaccctctcctctgtcctcagGAAGCGCTGCAGCGATTGGTCAATCTCTATGGGCTTCTGCACGGCCTCCAGGTCAGCGGGGCCGGGGCTGGACCGGGCAGGGGAGGAGCCTGAGCGGGGCCGCCTGTCCACCGGGGTGGCGCGTTGCGTGGCCCTGGCCCGGGCCTCGGGGCCCCCGCAGCGAGGGCTCTGACGCACCCGCGGGGCCCCCCTCGCCCGCAGGCGGCCGTGGCGCAGCAGGACACGCTGATGGAGGCGCGGTTCCCCGAGGGCCCCGAGCGGCGGGAGAAGCTGGCGCGCGCCAACTCCCGGGACGGGGAGGCCGGCCGCGCCGCGCCCGCGCCCGACAAGCAGGCCACCGAGCTGGCGCTCCTGCAGCGACAACACGCGCTGCTGCAGGAGGAGCTGCGGCGCTGCCGGCGGCTGGGCGAGGAGCGCGCCACCGAGGCGGGCAGCCTGGAGGCGCGGCTCCGCGAGAGCGAGCAGGCGCGCGCGCGGCTGGAGCGCGAGGCGGAGGAGGCCCGCAGGCAGCTGGCCGCGCTGGGCCACAGCGAGCCGCCCCCGGCCGAGGCGCCCTGGGCGCGCAGACCGCTGGACCCGCGGCGCCGCAGCCTCCCCGCGGGCGACGCCCTGTACCTGAGCTTCACGCCCCCGCAGGTAAGGGAGCGGGCGCTGGCGGGGGGGTGCGCGGGGGCTGCCCCCGAGGGGGCGGGCGTCGGCGCCCCCGGGGGCGCGAGGCCGCGGCCGGACAGCTGGGACTGGGGAGGCGACCGCGGCGCCGGCGGGGCATGGGTGCTGCGGGCCCGGCCGAGCTCACTCCCCAGCCCGCTGCCTTTCCTGCCGGACCGTCACAGCCCAGCCGAGGCCACGAGCGCCTGGATTTGTCTGTGACCATTCGCTCTGTCCATCGACCCTTTGAGGACCGAGAGAGGCAGGACCTGGGCAGCCCCGAGGAGCGGCTGCAGGACAGCAGCGACCCGGACACGGGCAGCGAGGAGGAGGGGGGCTGCCGCCTGTCCCCGCCCCACAGTCCGCGAGGTGAGGCCCGAATGGCCGTTGGGGGGGTGCTGCCGGGACGCTTAGGGGGGCCCCCCGCCATCACATCTGAGGTGCCGGTGACTCTTGGGAGGGACACACGGGACACACCTGCGgcctttcccggagcagagcggGGAGTGGAGCTCTAGGAACCAAAGGAGGTAGCAGACCCCGCAGTAAGTCTGTGATatcagccttttctttttcttttttaaaaaaaggtttatttatttggcagagaaatcacaagcaggtgtggggtgcggggtggggggggagcaggctcctcactgagcagagagcctgatccagggctggatcccaggaccctgaaaccatgaccccagccagaggcagaggctttaacccactgagccacccaggcgacccgaTGACAGCCTTTTTAAGTAGaaatagtttgttttattttaatttatttatttgacagctctcaagtaggcagagaggcaggcagagagggaggaggaagtgggctctgagttgagcagggagtctgatgggggactggatcccaggaccctgggatcatgacctgaaccgaaggcagatgctcaaccgactgagccactcaggcacccctaaacatagatttctaagtaaaaaaaaaaattcttaagactgttgaagttcttttttttttttttttttttttttttaaagattttttttatttatttatttgacagagagaaatcacaagtagtcggagaggcaggcagagagagagagacggaagcaggctccctgctgagcagagagcccgatgcgggactcgatcccaggaccctgagatcatgacctgagccgaaggcagcggcttaacccactgagccacccaggcgcccaagactgtTGAAGTTCTTATAGTTGATTTAGGAAATACAGAATAACCTAAAGCTAGTGTGACTTTATATaacaatcttaaaatattttgcatgGTATTAGCCAAAGTGTATCTCCCTATCCTCAGAAAGGATACACAGTAGGCAGGTGTGGGCACATTCCTTCCAGTGTGGACAGAGGTTTCGGCTCACCCATGGGGCACTGTTGGTGCAGGGGTGCACCTGCTGGCCAGAGCCTGTGTCCTCCCACTGActctgccccatccccctgcAGACTTCACCCGAATGCAGGACATCCCAGAAGAGATCGAGAGTCGCGACGGGGAGCCTGTGGCTTCAGAGAGCTAAGGGGGCCCCTCATTCCGTCCTGTGCCCCCAGGAAGAACACACCAGGGGAGGCAAACTCTGGAGCCTCCAGTGTGCCGTCGGCAAGGGAACATTGGAAAGAACTGCCGACTGCCCCTGCCGGCTCTGGGGCTCCTCGGACCCCTGGGGCCGCTGGGAAGCTGGGGGGAAATGGGCCACAGCACCTCCTGCTGGTATCCAGGAGCTACACCACGGATGCCAGCTTTTCATGCCTTCTTCCCTCTACTttaggaaaatttatttatttattgtttattagtTACACGGGGAGTGGGGAGATTTAGAGGACCAGGGACACGGGAACCAAGCCATAGGGATGAGGGGGCCTTGTCCTGCAACACTACTGGGGCTTATTCAGGCTAAACAACGCCCCCCCCTCCAGCAACACCTGAGAGGCGGTGCCAAGGACCAGGCCACCCTTCCAGAAGGGCTGTGGGCGGGGCCgtgctccccttccctcccctgctcactgctgggctcctttctctccatccatccTGGAGACCCCAGGGAGCTAGCCTGGCTCCCCGGAGTCGAGGGCAAGGTGGCGGTGACGGCTctgttggagggggaggggaaagcccACGGGACCAGaatgttctttgttgttgttttcttttttgtaccaAAGCCAACTGCacgtgttttgtatttttaagagatgATTGTAGGCAATTAGAAATCACAGCCTTCTATCTGCGCTTATCAGAAGAgcttgcggggtgggggggaatggcGTCCCCTCACCGGCGGTAAAGGGGGACCTACTCTGACCTCTTCTCCAGCCATTTGGAAAACATTTAGGGTGAGTTGGGGAATCTCTGTGAACCCTGACCTCATCCGCACCTCAGCAGCCGTGACTGAAACCTCATTGTGAATTTGGGGGATTTTCCGGTGGACCCCCAGTGCCCACCAGCCCCTGCCATTTTCTGCCAATttgattgtttaaaaaagaaaagataaagcaaGGAAAATTAAAGACCTGGAACCCCCACGAGTTGCTGTCTCCATGCTTGCCAGCCCTAGGGCCGCGCCAGTGTCCCCTCCAGAGGAGGGGCAGGCCACCTCCCCCGGCACAGGCCACTCCCATAACAAAGTGCCATGAGCCCTTGTTGTGGGCGCTGACAACCGCAAATACATGGGTCAAAATGAAGGGCACTTAGGGTCCAGGGGCTGTTGGGGATTCCAGAATTAGAAAACTGGTCTCGGCCTCATTTGCATGCCCTGCTCAGAAATGACCTCAGCCAGTGGCCCCCTCCCACCAGCGGGCCCAGTTCCTGCCGGCCTCTCTCCAGAGTCCTTCGTTTTCAGATTCAGCCCCGGCTCTGCCTCAGTCTAAAGTGTCAGAGCCCTGGGGCAACCTCTTCCAGGGGCAGCTGTTCGGTCAGTTTCAGTTCTGGGTTTTGCTCATTTCACTTCCTGTTTCTGGCTACTacccctggggctgggggaggggcagagggagggcgtCGGGGCTGCCCAGGCCAGCCCCTGCGCACACCTCCTCAGGGGAGAGGAACTGAAATCCTCTGGCCACCTCTCCCCTGCACCCGCCCATCTGGCCTTCAGCAGGTGCTTTCTTGTCTGTACAGGGTCTGTGCCCGGGAGGGGGTGGGTCTGGAAAGGGAAGGCTcccctggccagggtggcccAGCCTAGGGAGGCCCTGGCTCTCCACTTCCCTCCCAGCGTCTGGCTTCCGGACCTGGGGCTCCGCAGTGTGCAGCATCAGCTGGAAGCTGGGACCCCTCCAGGGTGCAGCGGACAGAGGACAACCACAGTGTGGGTGGGAGAGAC
This portion of the Mustela lutreola isolate mMusLut2 chromosome 14, mMusLut2.pri, whole genome shotgun sequence genome encodes:
- the ARHGEF2 gene encoding rho guanine nucleotide exchange factor 2 isoform X12 — encoded protein: MSGHRRQPSRRGQAREKEKMKEAKDARYTNGHLFTTISVSGMTMCYACNKSITAKEALICPTCNVTIHNRCKDTLANCTKVKQKQQKAALLKNNTALQSVSLRSKTTPRERPSSAIYPSDSFRQSLLGSRRGRSSLSLAKSVSTTNIAGHFNEESPLGLRRILSQSTDSLNMRNRTLSVESLIDEGAEVIYSELMSDFETDERDFAADSWSLAVDSGFLQQQKKEVMKQQDVIYELIQTELHHVRTLKIMTRLFRAGMLEELQLEPGVVQGLFPCVDELSDIHTRFLSQLLERRRQSLCPGSTRNFVIHRLGDLLINQFSGPSAEQMRKTYSEFCSRHTKALKLYKELCARDKRFQQFIRKVTRSAVLKRHGVQECILLVTQRVTKYPVLISRILQHSHGPEEERQDLTTALGLVKELLSNVDQDVHELEKGARLQEIYHRMDPRAQAPVPGKGPFGREELLRRRLIHDGCLLWKTATGRFKDVLMLLMTDVLLFLQEKDQKYIFPALDKPSVVSLQNLIVRDIANQEKGMFLISAAPPEMYEVHTASRDDRSTWIRVIQQSVRVCPSREDFPLIETEHEAYLRRIKMELQQKDQALVELLQEKVGLFAEMTHFQVDGDGGGLTLPTLPRGLFRSESLECPRGERLLQDAIREVEGLKDLLVGPGVELLLTAQEPALPGDLDSGGSTSPGVTANGEAGTFNGSTELCGTDSDSSRKVGLPQDRNGNQLRAPQELSHPEAWALSPPSPLSSGSAAAIGQSLWASARPPGGRGAAGHADGGAVPRGPRAAGEAGARQLPGRGGRPRRARARQAGHRAGAPAATTRAAAGGAAALPAAGRGARHRGGQPGGAAPRERAGARAAGARGGGGPQAAGRAGPQRAAPGRGALGAQTAGPAAPQPPRGRRPVPELHAPAGPREAGPGQPRGAAAGQQRPGHGQRGGGGLPPVPAPQSARLHPNAGHPRRDRESRRGACGFRELRGPLIPSCAPRKNTPGEANSGASSVPSAREHWKELPTAPAGSGAPRTPGAAGKLGGNGPQHLLLVSRSYTTDASFSCLLPSTLGKFIYLLFISYTGSGEI
- the ARHGEF2 gene encoding rho guanine nucleotide exchange factor 2 isoform X5; amino-acid sequence: MNGDVPEVFLAGGDLVSQGHTRRCLSAVESGEQLEEDEEEDEEEEEEEGKTQKRDGFHAVPLRRSGAFRAHGHNHSPFKRHSWGPGREHEDPLSRHELQAPGCTGAREAALLQSREELDNFLGPQSQGSQPAHAGQNCCHPSAGALDHSAPGVLSKSVSMSGISSLLGCSDPAGTLCQSSTAALSQSCSQLERGSGSWTGSPLQRTLSFLLGMTGKAKAREKEKMKEAKDARYTNGHLFTTISVSGMTMCYACNKSITAKEALICPTCNVTIHNRCKDTLANCTKVKQKQQKAALLKNNTALQSVSLRSKTTPRERPSSAIYPSDSFRQSLLGSRRGRSSLSLAKSVSTTNIAGHFNEESPLGLRRILSQSTDSLNMRNRTLSVESLIDEGAEVIYSELMSDFETDERDFAADSWSLAVDSGFLQQQKKEVMKQQDVIYELIQTELHHVRTLKIMTRLFRAGMLEELQLEPGVVQGLFPCVDELSDIHTRFLSQLLERRRQSLCPGSTRNFVIHRLGDLLINQFSGPSAEQMRKTYSEFCSRHTKALKLYKELCARDKRFQQFIRKVTRSAVLKRHGVQECILLVTQRVTKYPVLISRILQHSHGPEEERQDLTTALGLVKELLSNVDQDVHELEKGARLQEIYHRMDPRAQAPVPGKGPFGREELLRRRLIHDGCLLWKTATGRFKDVLMLLMTDVLLFLQEKDQKYIFPALDKPSVVSLQNLIVRDIANQEKGMFLISAAPPEMYEVHTASRDDRSTWIRVIQQSVRVCPSREDFPLIETEHEAYLRRIKMELQQKDQALVELLQEKVGLFAEMTHFQVDGDGGGLTLPTLPRGLFRSESLECPRGERLLQDAIREVEGLKDLLVGPGVELLLTAQEPALPGDLDSGGSTSPGVTANGEAGTFNGSTELCGTDSDSSRKDRNGNQLRAPQEEALQRLVNLYGLLHGLQAAVAQQDTLMEARFPEGPERREKLARANSRDGEAGRAAPAPDKQATELALLQRQHALLQEELRRCRRLGEERATEAGSLEARLRESEQARARLEREAEEARRQLAALGHSEPPPAEAPWARRPLDPRRRSLPAGDALYLSFTPPQPSRGHERLDLSVTIRSVHRPFEDRERQDLGSPEERLQDSSDPDTGSEEEGGCRLSPPHSPRDFTRMQDIPEEIESRDGEPVASES